The Salinibaculum sp. SYNS191 genome has a window encoding:
- a CDS encoding glycosyltransferase family 87 protein, with the protein MSRWHGRSLERRTLARVVLGAGTLFGLGYLGYTLVANPPAIGINFDVYRAAAADLWAGERVYGHSPIGNSDFTYRYPPVLLVWFSAYLLVPPVAGYLVHVLGTLAAGAALGYLLVGETERLGATLATADRALVVGFATVGSYVAPSLLYGNVNHHVGLAVAGGLVLLSSSRKALAGATLALAALPKVFPAGVGAWLLWRREWLATAAALATGLGALAAGAVLFGPARTWRYFTTELLPRAGSGAFAGGLPATSELVSLRRPLSVLVPGAGETALAVAALAVVAPVVLYVYSGASGETGRLVAVFVTLACLLVVLPSYSLYWAVLLYPLVPLLYVLDSPAGDLFAAGALVTTLTLKLPDVAVLVRSLPLPEETAGVLLAGAEAVYTVGTPVLWGTAAMVAACVWWTATE; encoded by the coding sequence ATGAGCCGGTGGCACGGCCGTTCCCTGGAGCGTCGGACGCTCGCGCGGGTCGTTCTCGGTGCCGGGACGCTGTTCGGACTCGGCTACCTCGGCTACACGCTGGTCGCGAACCCCCCCGCCATCGGCATCAACTTCGACGTCTACCGGGCGGCCGCCGCGGACCTGTGGGCGGGCGAGCGCGTCTACGGTCACTCGCCGATAGGTAACTCCGACTTCACCTACCGCTACCCGCCGGTACTGCTCGTGTGGTTCTCCGCGTACCTGCTGGTGCCACCGGTCGCCGGCTATCTCGTCCACGTCCTCGGTACGCTCGCCGCCGGAGCGGCGCTCGGGTACCTGCTCGTCGGCGAGACGGAACGGCTGGGGGCCACGCTGGCGACGGCCGACCGGGCCCTCGTCGTCGGCTTCGCCACCGTCGGGTCCTACGTCGCGCCCTCGCTGCTCTACGGGAACGTCAACCACCACGTCGGACTGGCCGTGGCTGGCGGGCTCGTCCTGCTCTCGTCCTCCCGAAAGGCGCTCGCGGGTGCGACGCTTGCTCTCGCCGCGCTCCCGAAGGTGTTTCCGGCCGGCGTGGGCGCGTGGCTCCTCTGGCGGCGGGAGTGGTTGGCTACCGCGGCGGCCCTCGCGACGGGCCTCGGCGCGCTCGCGGCCGGTGCGGTCCTGTTCGGTCCGGCACGGACCTGGCGGTATTTCACGACAGAGTTGCTTCCCCGGGCCGGGAGCGGGGCCTTCGCCGGGGGCCTGCCCGCGACGAGCGAACTGGTGTCCCTCCGGCGGCCGCTCTCCGTGCTCGTCCCGGGAGCGGGCGAGACGGCATTGGCCGTCGCTGCCCTGGCCGTCGTAGCACCGGTAGTCCTGTACGTGTACAGTGGCGCGTCCGGGGAAACCGGCCGACTCGTCGCTGTCTTCGTGACCCTGGCCTGTCTGCTCGTCGTCTTGCCCTCCTACTCGCTGTACTGGGCGGTGCTGCTGTACCCGCTCGTTCCGCTGCTGTACGTCCTCGACTCGCCGGCGGGGGACCTGTTCGCGGCCGGCGCGCTCGTCACGACGCTGACGCTCAAACTCCCCGACGTCGCCGTCCTAGTGCGGTCGCTGCCGCTCCCGGAGGAGACGGCTGGCGTCCTGCTCGCGGGTGCCGAGGCTGTCTACACCGTCGGGACCCCGGTGCTGTGGGGGACCGCGGCGATGGTCGCAGCCTGCGTCTGGTGGACCGCGACCGAGTGA
- a CDS encoding mechanosensitive ion channel family protein produces the protein MAVVLQFGDLLSDALGRYSAVVSEIVRFLGVTVAVYLVGRALVVPVVLRVVRSRNENNPTLLTATETYLQVLLVGIAVLSGLVGAGYGTVLVNTDSAILLAALTFAFGVAGQEVFGSLISGFFLVADPDFNVGDWVSWPGGEGTVEAVDFRVTRIRTVNNETITVPNTELTNNTLRRPFGRENYRITERAFVAYGEDTERALLELQQLAANDESVLEEPPPASRIVELGPDNVTVQAEFWVGEPARENVADIRSDFRRRVKRRFDEEGLTLGPPAGRELSGSVTVRDDGHRD, from the coding sequence ATGGCTGTGGTGCTCCAGTTCGGCGACCTGCTCTCGGACGCGCTCGGCCGGTACAGCGCAGTGGTATCCGAGATAGTCCGGTTTCTCGGCGTGACCGTGGCCGTGTACCTGGTCGGGCGGGCGCTGGTCGTTCCGGTCGTCCTGCGCGTCGTCCGCTCGCGCAACGAGAACAACCCCACGCTGTTGACCGCCACGGAGACGTACCTCCAGGTGTTGCTCGTCGGCATCGCCGTCCTCTCCGGCCTCGTCGGTGCCGGCTACGGGACGGTGCTGGTGAACACGGACTCGGCAATCCTGCTGGCTGCGCTGACCTTCGCCTTCGGCGTCGCCGGACAGGAGGTCTTCGGCTCGCTCATCAGCGGGTTCTTCCTGGTCGCGGACCCGGACTTCAACGTCGGCGACTGGGTCTCCTGGCCCGGCGGCGAGGGTACCGTCGAGGCCGTCGACTTCCGTGTGACGCGCATCCGGACGGTGAACAACGAGACGATAACCGTCCCGAACACGGAACTGACGAACAACACGCTTCGGCGGCCGTTCGGCCGGGAGAACTACCGCATCACGGAACGGGCTTTCGTCGCCTACGGGGAGGACACCGAACGGGCGCTGCTCGAACTCCAGCAACTCGCCGCGAACGACGAGAGCGTCCTCGAAGAGCCGCCGCCGGCCTCGCGCATCGTGGAACTCGGCCCCGACAACGTCACGGTGCAGGCCGAGTTCTGGGTCGGGGAGCCCGCCCGCGAGAACGTCGCCGACATCCGCTCGGACTTCCGCCGGCGCGTCAAACGCCGCTTCGACGAGGAGGGCCTGACGCTCGGGCCGCCCGCGGGTCGGGAACTCTCTGGGTCGGTGACCGTCAGGGACGACGGCCACCGGGACTAA
- the tpiA gene encoding triose-phosphate isomerase — protein MFVLVNLKAYPCDPVAVAEAAAAVAETSDASVAIAPQAAHIDRVADTGVETWAQHVSPNAHGSHTGSTLAEAASDAGATGTLLNHSENRLKLADIDASLDAADRVDFDTVVCANNPDQIAAAAALGPDAVAVEPPELIGTGTPVSKADPDIVRDAVEAAESVDPSVDVYCGAGISTGEDVVAAADLGADGVLLASGVAKADDPQAALADLVEPL, from the coding sequence ATGTTCGTACTCGTCAATCTGAAGGCGTACCCCTGTGACCCGGTCGCAGTGGCAGAGGCCGCCGCTGCCGTCGCCGAGACGTCGGACGCGTCGGTCGCAATCGCACCGCAGGCGGCGCACATCGACCGCGTCGCCGACACCGGCGTCGAGACGTGGGCACAGCACGTCAGCCCGAACGCCCACGGCAGCCACACCGGCAGCACGCTCGCGGAGGCCGCCAGCGACGCCGGCGCGACCGGCACGCTCCTGAACCACTCCGAGAACCGCCTGAAACTCGCGGACATCGACGCCAGCCTCGACGCCGCGGACCGCGTCGACTTCGACACGGTGGTCTGTGCAAACAACCCCGACCAGATTGCGGCGGCGGCAGCACTGGGCCCCGACGCAGTCGCCGTGGAACCGCCGGAACTCATCGGCACCGGGACGCCCGTCAGCAAGGCCGACCCCGACATCGTCCGAGACGCCGTCGAGGCCGCGGAGTCTGTCGACCCCAGCGTCGACGTCTACTGTGGCGCGGGCATCTCGACGGGCGAGGACGTGGTGGCGGCGGCCGACCTCGGAGCCGACGGCGTCCTCCTCGCCAGCGGCGTCGCGAAGGCGGACGACCCCCAGGCCGCGCTCGCTGACCTGGTCGAACCGCTGTAG
- a CDS encoding response regulator gives MTPRGATVLIVEDERELADLYADYLRDSYDVDVAYSGEEAIEMVTDAYDVVLLDRRMPVVSGNEVLAAIEERDIDCRVAMVTAVNPDFDIIDLGIDDYLVKPVTRQEVRDTVDRLLTIQEYNERVQELTAKKLKRNVLEVEQPAGNLQNSEEFARLTDEIEVLEREVEHIAADLDAEDLDRSL, from the coding sequence GTGACACCGAGGGGAGCGACGGTTCTGATAGTCGAGGACGAGCGCGAGTTGGCGGACCTCTACGCCGACTATCTGCGCGACAGCTACGACGTCGACGTGGCCTACAGCGGCGAGGAGGCCATCGAGATGGTCACGGACGCCTACGACGTGGTCCTGCTCGACCGCCGGATGCCCGTCGTCTCCGGAAACGAGGTCCTGGCGGCCATCGAGGAGCGCGACATCGACTGCCGGGTGGCGATGGTGACGGCGGTCAACCCCGACTTCGACATCATCGACCTGGGCATCGACGACTACCTCGTCAAACCGGTGACGCGCCAGGAGGTCCGCGACACGGTCGACCGACTGCTCACAATCCAGGAGTACAACGAGCGGGTGCAGGAACTCACCGCGAAGAAGCTCAAGCGCAACGTCCTAGAGGTCGAACAGCCGGCAGGTAACCTTCAAAACAGCGAGGAGTTCGCCCGACTCACCGACGAAATCGAGGTCCTCGAACGCGAGGTCGAGCACATCGCGGCGGACCTCGACGCCGAGGACCTCGACCGCTCCCTCTAA
- a CDS encoding multiprotein bridging factor aMBF1 gives MVQCEMCGKEVSDPNRVKIEGAELDVCSDCTDFGTEVKTQDTSSTSTKYSTSSSSGTSSSSSSSSSSGSSSSGGGRRSDMFDDMEELAQDYDDRIRNARESANLSQEDLAKDLNLKASLIRKLEHGDTLPSDDVQRKLEKKLGIDLSAGGSADETEWEGGSSTGEYTLGDVVERKD, from the coding sequence ATGGTTCAGTGTGAGATGTGCGGGAAAGAGGTCTCCGACCCGAACCGCGTGAAGATCGAGGGCGCGGAACTCGACGTGTGTAGCGACTGTACCGACTTCGGGACGGAGGTGAAGACCCAGGACACCTCCAGCACGTCCACGAAGTACTCGACGAGCAGTTCCAGCGGGACGAGTTCGTCCAGTTCGAGTTCGTCGTCTTCGGGGTCGAGTTCGTCCGGTGGGGGCCGGCGCAGCGACATGTTCGACGACATGGAGGAACTCGCGCAGGACTACGACGACCGGATTCGGAACGCACGGGAGTCGGCGAACCTGAGTCAGGAGGACCTCGCGAAGGACCTCAACCTCAAGGCGAGTCTCATCCGCAAGCTGGAACACGGCGACACGCTCCCGAGCGACGACGTCCAGCGGAAACTGGAGAAGAAACTCGGTATCGACCTCTCGGCCGGCGGCAGCGCCGACGAGACGGAGTGGGAAGGCGGCTCCTCGACGGGCGAGTACACGCTCGGCGACGTCGTCGAACGGAAGGATTAG
- a CDS encoding CDP-alcohol phosphatidyltransferase family protein produces MTLDRLRPLADRLLAPFVAGAARVGLTPNGVSVLAFALAVAAGGCFYVAGGDPVWYLPGAFLVFLNGWLDLLDGALARRLSVESRAGDLLDHVLDRYADIVIILGLAGGIGDWLLGAAAVTGVLMTSYLGTQAQAVDLDRVYGGALGRADRLALVGGVGVVAPFVTGSLGPWTLVGWLLVVFAAVGHLTALQRFYHAMAALS; encoded by the coding sequence ATGACGCTGGACAGGCTCCGGCCGCTGGCCGACCGGTTGCTCGCGCCCTTCGTCGCCGGTGCCGCTCGGGTGGGACTGACACCGAACGGCGTGAGCGTCCTCGCGTTCGCCCTGGCCGTCGCGGCCGGTGGGTGTTTCTACGTCGCCGGCGGCGACCCGGTGTGGTACCTCCCGGGCGCGTTCCTCGTCTTCTTGAACGGCTGGCTGGACCTGCTCGACGGCGCGCTTGCCCGGCGACTCTCGGTCGAATCCCGCGCGGGCGACCTGCTCGACCACGTCCTCGACCGGTACGCTGACATCGTCATCATCCTCGGACTGGCGGGCGGCATCGGCGACTGGCTGCTCGGTGCTGCCGCCGTGACCGGCGTGTTGATGACCTCCTACCTCGGGACGCAGGCACAGGCGGTCGACCTCGACAGGGTCTACGGCGGGGCGCTCGGGCGGGCCGACCGCCTCGCGCTGGTCGGTGGCGTCGGCGTCGTCGCCCCCTTCGTCACCGGGTCGCTCGGGCCGTGGACCCTGGTCGGGTGGCTGCTGGTCGTCTTCGCCGCCGTGGGACACCTGACCGCGCTCCAGCGGTTCTACCACGCCATGGCGGCGCTGTCCTGA
- a CDS encoding adenylate kinase family protein, which yields MRVAVTGTPGTGKTTATDRLSTSLDVVHLNEVIKREELTTGRDEERDTLVTDVEAVAEWLDGREDVLFESHLAHHFDADRVVVLRAHPETIEDRLAERGESQRSVAENAESEALDVILAEAVDRHGEERVYEIETTDLTPDETAAAIQSVIDGERDPSAGEVSYVDYL from the coding sequence ATGCGCGTCGCGGTCACCGGGACGCCGGGCACCGGCAAGACCACGGCCACCGATCGGCTCTCGACGTCGCTCGACGTCGTCCATCTCAACGAGGTCATCAAGCGGGAGGAACTGACGACCGGCCGCGACGAGGAGCGGGACACGCTCGTGACCGACGTCGAGGCGGTCGCGGAGTGGCTCGACGGCCGCGAGGACGTCCTCTTCGAGTCGCACCTCGCGCACCACTTCGACGCCGACCGGGTCGTGGTTCTGCGGGCACATCCCGAGACAATCGAGGACCGACTGGCCGAACGCGGGGAGTCACAGCGTTCGGTCGCCGAGAACGCCGAGAGCGAGGCGCTGGACGTCATCCTGGCCGAGGCCGTCGACCGCCACGGCGAGGAGCGAGTCTACGAGATAGAGACGACGGACCTGACGCCTGACGAGACGGCAGCGGCAATCCAGTCGGTCATCGACGGGGAGCGGGACCCCAGCGCCGGGGAGGTATCGTACGTCGACTACCTATGA
- the hisC gene encoding histidinol-phosphate transaminase, which yields MDPRDLSAHTPYRAGRGVEEVARERGLDPDTLVKLSSNENPFGPSPAAVEAIRAAAPTVHTYPKAEHTDLSARLADDWNVALEQVWLSPGGDGVLDYLARAFLDPGDSVLVPEPGFAYYPMSARYRDATVDSYPLHKSEDFAQTPANVLDSYDGHRIVYVTTPHNPTGSEMALSDIETVAAETADETLVLVDEAYAEFTDAPNAHGLVDDREDVAILRTFSKAYGLAGLRLGYALVPEAWADAYERVNTPFAVNSLACRAGLAALDDEEHVERTVETARWAREYMHDHLDAPTWESGGNFVLAEVGDGEAVTDAAMDEGVIVRDCSSFGLPECVRITCGTREGTERAVGVLNEVVD from the coding sequence ATGGACCCACGGGACCTCTCAGCCCACACGCCCTACCGCGCGGGCCGCGGCGTCGAAGAAGTCGCCCGCGAGCGGGGGCTGGACCCCGACACTCTCGTCAAGCTCTCGTCGAACGAGAACCCATTCGGCCCGAGCCCCGCCGCCGTCGAGGCCATCCGGGCCGCCGCGCCGACCGTCCACACCTACCCGAAAGCCGAGCATACCGACCTCTCGGCCCGTCTCGCAGACGACTGGAACGTCGCCCTCGAACAGGTCTGGCTCTCCCCCGGCGGCGACGGCGTCCTCGACTACCTCGCCCGCGCGTTCCTCGACCCCGGCGACAGCGTCCTCGTTCCCGAACCCGGCTTCGCCTACTACCCGATGAGCGCCCGCTACCGGGACGCGACCGTCGACAGCTACCCCCTCCACAAGTCCGAGGACTTCGCGCAGACGCCCGCGAACGTCCTCGACAGCTACGACGGCCACCGCATCGTCTACGTGACCACGCCGCACAACCCGACGGGCTCCGAGATGGCGCTTTCCGACATCGAGACGGTCGCGGCGGAGACCGCGGATGAGACGCTCGTCCTCGTCGACGAGGCCTACGCCGAGTTCACCGACGCGCCGAACGCGCACGGACTCGTCGACGACCGCGAGGACGTCGCCATCCTCCGGACGTTCTCGAAAGCGTACGGACTGGCCGGACTCCGGCTCGGATACGCGCTCGTCCCGGAGGCGTGGGCCGACGCCTACGAGCGCGTGAACACGCCCTTCGCCGTGAACTCGCTGGCCTGCCGGGCCGGCCTGGCCGCGCTGGACGACGAGGAACACGTCGAACGAACGGTCGAGACGGCCCGCTGGGCGCGGGAGTACATGCACGACCACCTCGACGCGCCGACCTGGGAGAGCGGCGGCAATTTCGTCCTCGCGGAGGTCGGCGACGGCGAGGCGGTCACCGACGCCGCGATGGACGAGGGCGTCATCGTCCGGGACTGTTCGTCCTTCGGCCTGCCGGAGTGCGTCCGCATCACCTGCGGCACCCGAGAGGGCACCGAGCGCGCCGTGGGTGTCCTCAACGAGGTGGTCGACTGA